One region of Eupeodes corollae chromosome 1, idEupCoro1.1, whole genome shotgun sequence genomic DNA includes:
- the LOC129942181 gene encoding zinc finger protein OZF — translation MADLIVCPVCSKTINNQNRLITEDCGHSKCRQCLISEDNGCEQCKKNNTNLSNDSEPTNQENIVDDNPKSSSIPTERGSKSRRSKIPSHIVKTHNNDNELLYHCTICDKRFKSRTQQYYHLFCNNSSSKPFKCNECNSNFSTSAHLKYHKAGHLKQSFQCSVCSKNFPKIQVLRKHEKLHGAVGEQCVECGAKLRNKEALSAHMMRHKNILPFECDKCDKKFSLRTSLRMHQQIVHIATTKFKCDICGKVFNRNSSLKTHSLSHSNEREYTCSKCSRHFIDRKSLLRHSRIHDVKSKYKCTLCDTASIRKDNILRHIRNMHPDKDKSCLEEVDGEDFQQSESESSSEKEISKPLPEATSAAADTRNIAPDTSVIVANSSVIRCIGNVKPVTIVEEIGTKPKIVEKEKNAVVIQSVVKIHKKLKKAYDPREIYRKILLDDDSTQDNDTNSNNEEITSPANEGQEKQLVQESSVICNGQQSNFSETHWRKNFKHNYQIQFD, via the exons ATGGCAGACCTAATTGTTTGTCCTGTTTGTTCAAAGACAATAAACAATCAAAATCGCCTCATAACCGAAGATTGTGGTCATTCCAAATGCCGCCAATGTTTAATATCCGAAGACAATGGATGTGAACAATGcaagaaaaataatacaaatcttTCAAATGATTCAGAACCAACCAATCAAGAAAACATTGTCGACGACAATCCAAAATCAAGCTCAATTCCTACAGAAAGAGGCTCCAAATCACGAAGATCTAAGATTCCATCGCATATTGTAAAAACCCATAATAATGACAATGAACTTCTCTACCATTGCACTATCTGTGATAAACGCTTTAAGAGCCGGACTCAACAGTACTATCACTTATTCTGCAACAACTCCTCAAGCAAGCCCTTTAAGTGCAACGAATGCAATTCT aatttttctaCGTCGgctcatttaaaatatcataaagcTGGTCACTTGAAACAGTCATTTCAATGTTCGGTTTGTAGTAAGAACTTTCCCAAAATTCAAGTTCTTCgaaaacacgaaaaactacaTGGTGCCGTTGGTGAGCAATGCGTCGAATGTGGAGCTAAGCTCAGAAACAAAGAAGCATTGAGTGCTCACATGATGAGACATAAGAATATCTTGCCGTTTGAATGTGATAAGTGCGACAAGAAGTTCTCGCTTCGAACTTCTTTGCGAATGCATCAGCAAATAGTTCACATTG CTACCACTAAATTTAAGTGTGATATTTGTGGAAAAGTATTCAATAGAAATTCATCCCTAAAGACTCACTCACTCAGTCATTCGAATGAGAGAGAATACACTTGCTCCAAATGCTCTAGACATTTCATCGATAGAAAATCTCTGCTAAGACACAGCAGAATTCACGATG TTAAATCCAAGTACAAATGCACTCTTTGCGACACTGCAAGCATTCGAAAGGACAACATCCTCCGACATATAAGGAACATGCATCCAGATAAAGATAAATCATGTTTGGAAGAAGTCGATGGTGAAGACTTCCAACAATCAGAAAGTGAGAGTTCGAGTgagaaagaaatttcaaaaccattaCCAGAGGCAACAAGTGCAGCGGCAGACACTAGAAATATTGCTCCGGATACGTCTGTTATAGTCGCCAACAGCTCAGTTATTCGTTGCATTGGAAATGTTAAGCCTGTAACAATTGTTGAAGAAATCGGAACAAAgccaaaaattgtagaaaaggAAAAGAATGCTGTTGTAATCCAGTCGGTTGTTAAGATacacaaaaagttgaaaaaagcaTACGATCCACGTGAGATATATCGAAAAATTCTTTTGGATGATGATAGCACTCAAGACAATGATACTAATAGTAATAATGAGGAGATTACAAGTCCAGCAAATGAAGGTCAAGAAAAGCAACTTGTGCAGGAATCTAGTGTCATTTGTAATGGTCAACAATCTAATTTCTCCGAAACTCATTGGCGGAAAAACTTCAAACATAATTATCAAATACAATtcgattaa